One Paracidovorax avenae ATCC 19860 genomic region harbors:
- the gspD gene encoding type II secretion system secretin GspD, whose product MTSMNSQRLRFALHAIAAGAMLAAAGGPLNAQTATGAAPSSVRPGEPVTLNFAGADIEAVARTMATITGRNVVVDPRVKGQLTLVTERAVPPAAAFQQFLAALRLQGFTVVESAGLYKVVPEADAKLQSGSVTVTQGGSGSAPGGGQIVTQIFKLNFENAANLVPVLRPLISPNNTINVNPGNNSLVVTDYADNLQRIARIVAAMDVSNASDVEVIPLRNAVASELAPLVSRLVEGTGSTPGMAGTATGTAGAIPGQSDTAYRTTLLPEPRSNSLIVRAANPARLALVRTLVDKLDQAPVVGSAAASGNIHVVYLKNADATKLATTLRAALAASMGSSSGGAVSSSGPTSSGGGSGTGSTGLSGSGLMQTGSSSGMGGTGGSSSAGGLGSSAGSLNNANSNQPSTGGQIQADPSTNSLIISAPEPQFRQLRAVIDQLDGRRAQVLVESLIVEVSANKVAEFGIQWQGVMGNYGNGTIGVIGTNSSASTTGGNANILNLALAAATGNATSIASSASGLGKGLNVAIAPRINGNYYLGALANFLENTGDANVLSTPNLMTLDNEEAQIIIGNNVPFVTGSYANTTGSSTVNPFTTVERKDVGLMLRVRPQINENGTVKLSLYQEVSQVNDGTANAVNGPTTSKRSIESTVLVNDGNVIVLGGLLEDRYSMGQDKVPLMGDLPVVGGLFRNENRRRQKTNLMVFLRPVVIRDTATSDALMMDRYEAIRALQQNTQPAPSTVMRAVSGAPVLPPLAPSPAPAPAATPQGEAPAVRSAPPAPLVPLVPPAPAPAQAPARAPAAADAGAYNPQ is encoded by the coding sequence ATGACTTCCATGAATTCGCAGCGCCTGCGGTTTGCCCTCCACGCCATCGCCGCCGGCGCCATGCTCGCCGCTGCCGGCGGCCCGCTGAACGCCCAGACGGCCACCGGCGCGGCGCCTTCCAGCGTGCGCCCGGGCGAACCCGTGACGCTGAACTTCGCCGGTGCCGACATCGAGGCGGTGGCCCGCACCATGGCCACGATCACCGGGCGCAATGTGGTGGTGGACCCGCGCGTGAAGGGCCAGCTCACCCTGGTCACGGAACGGGCGGTCCCGCCGGCCGCGGCCTTCCAGCAGTTCCTGGCGGCCCTGCGCCTGCAGGGCTTCACGGTGGTGGAGTCCGCGGGCCTCTACAAGGTCGTTCCCGAAGCGGATGCCAAGCTGCAGTCGGGATCGGTGACGGTCACCCAGGGCGGCTCGGGCAGCGCGCCGGGCGGCGGACAGATCGTCACCCAGATCTTCAAGCTCAATTTCGAGAACGCGGCCAACCTGGTGCCGGTGCTGCGCCCGCTCATCAGCCCCAACAACACGATCAACGTGAACCCGGGCAACAACTCGCTGGTGGTGACCGACTATGCCGACAACCTGCAGCGCATCGCGCGCATCGTGGCGGCAATGGACGTGTCCAACGCCAGCGATGTGGAAGTGATCCCGCTGCGCAACGCGGTGGCGAGCGAGCTCGCGCCGCTGGTGTCGCGCCTGGTGGAGGGCACGGGCAGCACGCCCGGCATGGCCGGCACCGCGACGGGCACGGCCGGCGCCATCCCGGGGCAGAGCGACACGGCCTACCGCACCACGCTGCTGCCCGAGCCGCGCAGCAATTCGCTGATCGTGCGGGCCGCCAATCCCGCCCGCCTCGCGCTGGTGCGCACGCTGGTGGACAAGCTCGACCAGGCGCCGGTCGTGGGGAGCGCGGCAGCGTCGGGCAACATCCACGTGGTGTACCTGAAGAATGCGGATGCCACCAAGCTCGCGACCACGCTGCGCGCGGCGCTGGCGGCCTCCATGGGCAGCAGCTCCGGGGGCGCAGTGTCCTCTTCCGGCCCGACCTCTTCCGGCGGCGGTTCGGGCACCGGCTCCACCGGGCTCTCGGGCTCGGGGCTCATGCAGACCGGCAGCAGCAGCGGTATGGGCGGCACGGGCGGCAGCTCGAGCGCCGGTGGCCTGGGCAGCAGCGCGGGCAGCCTGAACAACGCGAACAGCAACCAGCCCTCCACGGGCGGGCAGATCCAGGCCGACCCCTCCACCAACTCGCTCATCATTTCCGCGCCCGAGCCGCAGTTCCGGCAGTTGCGGGCAGTGATCGACCAGCTCGACGGCCGGCGCGCGCAGGTGCTGGTGGAGAGCCTGATCGTCGAGGTATCCGCCAACAAGGTGGCCGAATTCGGCATCCAGTGGCAGGGGGTGATGGGCAACTACGGCAACGGCACCATCGGTGTCATCGGCACCAATTCTTCGGCATCCACCACCGGCGGAAACGCCAACATCCTCAACCTTGCGCTGGCTGCTGCGACCGGAAATGCCACGAGCATTGCCAGCAGTGCGTCCGGGCTGGGCAAAGGGCTGAACGTTGCCATTGCGCCGCGCATCAATGGCAACTATTACCTTGGAGCACTCGCGAACTTCCTCGAGAACACGGGGGACGCCAATGTTCTGTCCACCCCCAATTTGATGACGCTGGACAACGAGGAAGCCCAGATCATCATCGGCAACAACGTTCCGTTCGTGACCGGCTCGTATGCCAATACCACGGGCAGCAGCACCGTGAACCCATTCACGACGGTGGAGCGCAAGGACGTGGGACTGATGCTGCGTGTGCGCCCGCAGATCAACGAGAACGGAACGGTCAAGCTGTCTCTATACCAGGAAGTGTCGCAAGTGAATGACGGCACGGCCAACGCAGTCAATGGCCCGACGACGAGCAAGCGCTCGATCGAATCCACGGTGCTGGTGAATGACGGCAACGTGATCGTACTGGGCGGATTGCTGGAAGACCGTTATTCCATGGGCCAGGACAAGGTGCCGCTGATGGGCGACCTGCCTGTCGTGGGTGGCCTTTTCCGCAACGAGAACCGCAGGCGCCAGAAAACCAACCTGATGGTTTTCCTGCGGCCGGTGGTGATCCGGGACACGGCCACCAGCGATGCCCTGATGATGGACCGCTACGAGGCCATCCGCGCGCTGCAGCAGAACACCCAGCCGGCACCCAGCACGGTCATGCGTGCGGTGTCCGGGGCCCCGGTGCTGCCGCCGCTCGCGCCTTCGCCCGCACCGGCTCCCGCGGCCACGCCGCAGGGCGAGGCGCCTGCCGTGCGCAGCGCCCCGCCCGCGCCGCTGGTGCCACTCGTGCCGCCAGCCCCGGCGCCCGCGCAGGCACCCGCACGCGCCCCGGCGGCGGCCGACGCAGGCGCCTACAACCCGCAGTAA
- a CDS encoding GspE/PulE family protein codes for MRHPLPYAFARSSQLLLEDDGHTCVLWHGPAPDAGALSEVMRKHAVRELMPLDAHAIAQRISAAYSQGESSAATVVSEVESDADLSRMMQELPAVEDLLESAGDAPIIRMLNALLTQAARDGASDIHIEPYERHSSVRFRVDGTLREVVQPNRALHAALISRLKIMADLDISEKRLPQDGRISLRLGTRAIDVRVSTLPSAHGERAVLRLLDKSESKLSLEAVGMQGDTLRRFDALIHQPHGIVLVTGPTGSGKTTTLYAALGRLDATSSNIMTVEDPIEYELPGVGQTQVNSKIDLTFAKALRAILRQDPDVIMIGEIRDFETAQIAIQASLTGHLVLATLHTNDAASAVTRLTDMGVEPFLLSSSLLGVLAQRLVRKLDPTEPSGYRGRTGVFELLVVDDTLRAQIHGQAAEAELRATAIAGGMTLMREDGERLVRAGITSPEEVLRVTRE; via the coding sequence ATGCGCCACCCGCTTCCCTACGCCTTCGCGCGCAGTTCGCAACTGCTGCTGGAGGACGACGGCCACACCTGCGTGCTCTGGCACGGCCCCGCACCGGATGCCGGGGCACTGTCCGAGGTCATGCGCAAGCATGCCGTGCGGGAACTGATGCCGCTGGACGCGCACGCCATCGCGCAGCGCATCAGCGCGGCCTATTCGCAGGGGGAATCCAGCGCGGCGACGGTGGTGAGCGAGGTCGAATCCGACGCCGACCTCTCGCGCATGATGCAGGAGCTGCCGGCCGTGGAGGACCTGCTGGAATCGGCGGGCGACGCGCCCATCATCCGCATGCTCAACGCCCTGCTCACGCAGGCCGCGCGCGACGGTGCGAGCGACATCCACATCGAGCCCTACGAACGGCATTCGAGCGTGCGCTTCCGCGTGGACGGCACGCTGCGCGAGGTGGTGCAGCCCAACCGCGCGCTGCATGCGGCGCTGATCTCCCGGCTGAAGATCATGGCGGACCTGGACATCTCCGAAAAACGCCTGCCACAGGACGGCCGCATCAGCCTGCGCCTGGGCACGCGCGCAATCGACGTGCGTGTCTCGACCCTGCCGAGCGCCCACGGCGAGCGCGCGGTGCTGCGCCTGCTGGACAAGAGCGAGAGCAAGCTGAGCCTGGAGGCCGTGGGCATGCAGGGCGACACGCTGCGCCGCTTCGACGCGCTGATCCACCAGCCGCACGGCATCGTGCTGGTGACGGGGCCGACAGGCTCGGGCAAGACCACCACGCTGTATGCGGCGCTGGGCCGGCTCGATGCCACCAGCAGCAACATCATGACGGTGGAGGACCCCATCGAGTACGAGCTGCCGGGCGTGGGCCAGACCCAGGTCAACAGCAAGATCGACCTCACCTTCGCCAAGGCACTGCGCGCCATCCTGCGCCAGGACCCGGACGTGATCATGATCGGCGAGATCCGCGATTTCGAGACCGCGCAGATCGCCATCCAGGCATCGCTCACGGGCCACCTGGTGCTGGCCACGCTGCACACCAACGACGCGGCCAGCGCGGTTACCCGCCTGACCGACATGGGCGTGGAGCCGTTCCTGCTCTCCAGCTCCCTGCTGGGCGTGCTGGCGCAGCGGCTGGTGCGCAAGCTCGATCCGACCGAGCCCAGTGGCTACCGCGGCCGCACGGGCGTGTTCGAGCTCCTGGTGGTGGACGACACGTTGCGCGCGCAGATCCACGGCCAGGCGGCCGAGGCGGAACTGCGCGCCACCGCGATCGCCGGCGGCATGACGCTCATGCGCGAGGACGGCGAGCGGCTGGTGCGCGCAGGGATCACGAGCCCCGAGGAAGTGCTGCGCGTCACGCGCGAATAG
- the arsC gene encoding arsenate reductase (glutaredoxin) (This arsenate reductase requires both glutathione and glutaredoxin to convert arsenate to arsenite, after which the efflux transporter formed by ArsA and ArsB can extrude the arsenite from the cell, providing resistance.), with amino-acid sequence MTDATPHPDVTIYHNARCSNSRGALALLRERGIEPRIVDYLAEPLDEAALHALFSQVGGPVRALLRSKEPAWQALGLDDEAIGDEALIAHVARHPELMNRPIVVTPRGARLCRPPETVLGLLPAG; translated from the coding sequence ATGACCGACGCTACACCCCATCCCGACGTCACCATCTACCACAACGCCCGCTGCAGCAACTCGCGCGGGGCGCTGGCCCTGCTGCGCGAGCGCGGCATTGAGCCGCGCATCGTGGACTACCTCGCCGAACCGCTGGACGAGGCCGCGCTGCATGCACTGTTTTCGCAAGTGGGCGGCCCGGTGCGCGCGCTGCTGCGCTCCAAGGAGCCCGCCTGGCAGGCACTGGGCCTGGACGACGAGGCCATCGGCGACGAAGCACTGATCGCGCACGTGGCGCGCCATCCGGAACTGATGAACCGGCCCATCGTGGTCACCCCGCGCGGCGCGCGCCTGTGCCGGCCGCCGGAGACGGTGCTGGGACTGCTGCCGGCCGGCTGA
- the gspN gene encoding type II secretion system protein N, with protein MPRTTRSIRPGVQRPPRSPRLWAVTGCLLGALPTLVLFAPAAWLASGVERASGGQVLLAQARGTVWTGSAQLVLTGGQGSADRAALPGQLHWTLRPTWTGLRAEMRADCCTAAPIAARVALRWGGVHVAVADGQSQWPAAVLSGLGTPFNTLQPQGRLALRTQGLAMDSAAGRVVIAGQAQLDALGMSSRLSTLRPMGSYRLTLQGGEVTTLSLATLDGALRLTGSGRWIGQRLRFEGEATAAPEREALLSNLLNIIGRRTGARSLITVG; from the coding sequence GTGCCCCGCACCACCCGATCCATCCGCCCTGGCGTGCAGCGCCCTCCCCGGTCCCCACGCCTCTGGGCGGTGACCGGCTGCCTGCTGGGCGCGCTCCCCACGCTGGTGCTTTTCGCGCCCGCAGCCTGGCTGGCCTCGGGCGTGGAGCGTGCCAGCGGTGGGCAGGTCCTGCTCGCCCAGGCGCGCGGCACGGTCTGGACCGGCTCGGCGCAGCTGGTGCTGACCGGCGGACAGGGCAGTGCCGACCGCGCGGCGCTGCCCGGGCAGTTGCACTGGACGCTGCGGCCCACCTGGACGGGGCTGCGCGCGGAAATGCGTGCGGACTGCTGCACGGCCGCTCCGATCGCGGCCCGCGTCGCGCTGCGCTGGGGCGGCGTGCACGTGGCCGTGGCCGACGGGCAGAGCCAGTGGCCGGCGGCCGTGCTGTCGGGACTGGGCACCCCCTTCAATACCCTGCAGCCCCAGGGCCGCCTGGCGCTGCGCACGCAGGGCCTGGCGATGGACAGCGCCGCAGGGCGCGTCGTGATCGCGGGCCAGGCGCAGCTGGATGCGCTGGGCATGTCCTCGCGCCTGTCCACGCTGCGCCCGATGGGCAGCTACCGGCTCACGCTGCAGGGCGGCGAGGTGACCACGCTGTCGCTCGCGACGCTGGACGGTGCGCTGCGCCTCACCGGCAGCGGCCGCTGGATCGGCCAGCGCCTGCGCTTCGAGGGCGAGGCCACGGCCGCGCCGGAGCGCGAGGCCTTGCTCTCGAATCTTCTCAACATCATCGGACGGCGCACGGGCGCCCGCTCCCTCATCACCGTGGGTTGA